In Cytobacillus oceanisediminis, the following proteins share a genomic window:
- a CDS encoding MFS transporter: MTNWTVWKQEKNYQNLFWAGVINGIGNRFTQVALLALLYHVTGSGVAIGLLFAIRMAPFFFIAPLGGMLADRFSKKAILVTVDLLRVPAVLGLLFVREAGDLWIVYASAFLISMGEAIYSPARMSAIPALVKSDRLIYVNAIEQIMIGAVLIIGSSTGGIIAYFLGNNAAFMINGLTFLLSAYLISRMVFPDVSEVNRKKIKTSAAISPARLILGSSALIAFFIMMLTMPLANGIDNILVSIYGMEVFNMGELGVGFMYGALGIGLILSSFFSHMIKKGLLILAIIFIALEGTGHILLSLAPSFYAALFTVVLITFAGGLGNICLDTVMMKFIPRSKQGTFFGLMQMVSNLSLAISMGTAGFLLEIFAPRTLSLIIGLAYLVFTIIYALLFARVDLVKEKREFIRGN; the protein is encoded by the coding sequence TGCTTGCCCTGCTATACCACGTCACAGGTTCCGGAGTAGCAATTGGCCTCTTATTTGCCATCCGCATGGCACCTTTTTTCTTCATTGCTCCATTAGGAGGAATGCTCGCAGACCGCTTTTCCAAAAAGGCCATTCTGGTGACAGTAGACTTGTTGAGAGTGCCTGCGGTCCTGGGGCTGCTTTTCGTAAGAGAAGCAGGGGATTTATGGATTGTTTACGCAAGTGCATTCCTCATCTCAATGGGAGAAGCGATCTACTCCCCGGCCAGGATGTCTGCGATACCTGCTCTTGTAAAATCAGATAGACTCATATATGTGAACGCGATTGAACAAATCATGATCGGAGCCGTCCTCATTATTGGATCAAGCACCGGCGGAATCATCGCCTACTTTCTAGGAAACAATGCTGCTTTCATGATTAACGGCCTTACCTTCCTGTTATCAGCATATCTAATCTCCAGGATGGTTTTCCCGGATGTCTCTGAGGTAAATAGAAAAAAAATCAAAACATCTGCAGCGATTTCACCAGCGAGACTTATTCTTGGCTCCTCCGCACTGATTGCCTTTTTTATTATGATGCTGACCATGCCGCTTGCCAACGGAATTGACAATATTCTTGTAAGCATTTATGGGATGGAAGTTTTTAACATGGGAGAATTGGGCGTTGGGTTTATGTATGGCGCATTGGGGATTGGACTCATTCTAAGTTCATTCTTTTCTCATATGATCAAGAAGGGGCTCCTGATACTCGCGATCATCTTTATTGCTTTAGAAGGTACTGGCCATATTTTATTAAGCCTCGCACCAAGCTTTTATGCAGCACTTTTCACCGTTGTGCTGATCACCTTTGCGGGCGGCCTTGGCAACATATGCCTGGACACGGTCATGATGAAATTTATACCCCGATCCAAACAGGGAACCTTTTTTGGTTTAATGCAGATGGTTTCAAACCTTTCCCTGGCTATCTCCATGGGTACAGCAGGATTCCTGCTGGAGATATTTGCACCAAGAACCCTTAGTCTGATCATTGGCCTGGCGTATCTTGTTTTTACCATAATATATGCGCTTCTGTTTGCAAGAGTGGATCTTGTAAAAGAAAAGAGGGAGTTTATTAGGGGTAATTAA